One region of Vigna angularis cultivar LongXiaoDou No.4 chromosome 10, ASM1680809v1, whole genome shotgun sequence genomic DNA includes:
- the LOC108320924 gene encoding UDP-glucose 4-epimerase GEPI48, with protein MASRVSIGNLTATKPPYAINSPRFCSPHKSSNALSHQNAAQHNDIMLQRTVLVTGGAGYIGSHTVLQLLLGGFATVVVDNLDNSSEVAIRRVRELAGEFGNNLSFHKVDLRDREALEQIFVSTQFDAVIHFAGLKAVGESVQKPLLYYNNNLTGTITLLEVMAAHGCKKLVFSSSATVYGWPKEVPCTEEFPLSAMNPYGRTKLIIEEICRDVHQAEPDWKIILLRYFNPVGAHPSGYIGEDPRGIPNNLMPFVQQVAVGRRPALTVFGNDYNTVDGTGVRDYIHVVDLADGHIAALLKLDEPNIGCEVYNLGTGKGTSVLEMVRAFEAASGKKIPLVMAGRRPGDAEIVYASTKKAERELKWKAKYGIDEMCRDQWNWASKNPYGYEDQEDSTD; from the exons ATGGCATCGCGAGTCAGCATTGGCAACCTCACCGCCACCAAGCCACCGTATGCTATTAATTCTCCTCGTTTTTGTTCACCGCATAAATCTTCTAACGCTCTTTCTCACCAAAACGCTGCGCAACACAACGACATCATGCTCCAAAGAACCGTGCTCGTAACCGGTGGAGCCGGATACATCGGAAGCCACACCGTTCTTCAACTACTCCTCGGAGGTTTCGCAACCGTCGTCGTCGACAACCTCGACAATTCCTCCGAGGTTGCCATCCGAAGAGTCCGGGAACTCGCAGGCGAGTTTGGGAATAACCTATCCTTCCACAAG GTGGACCTACGGGACAGAGAGGCTCTAGAGCAAATTTTTGTTTCTACACA gtTTGATGCTGTCATACATTTTGCTGGACTGAAAGCAGTGGGAGAAAGTGTGCAAAAACCTTTACTATATTACAACAACAACTTGACTGGGACAATCACTCTATTGGAAGTCATGGCTGCCCATGGATGCAAAAAG CTTGTGTTCTCGTCTTCAGCAACTGTATATGGTTGGCCAAAGGAGGTTCCGTGTACAGAAGAGTTCCCTCTGTCAGCGATGAATCCATATGGCCGAACTAAG CTTATTATTGAAGAAATTTGTCGGGATGTCCACCAAGCGGAGCCAGAttggaaaataatattgttaagGTATTTCAACCCAGTTGGTGCACACCCTAGTGGTTATATTGGGGAGGATCCTCGTGGAATTCCAAACAATCTCATGCCATTTGTTCAGCAAGTAGCAGTTGGCAGACGACCTGCGCTGACAGTTTTTGGAAATGATTATAATACAGTTGATGGCACTGGG GTTCGGGATTATATTCATGTTGTTGATTTAGCAGATGGGCACATTGCTGCATTACTTAAACTAGACGAACCTAATATAG GTTGTGAGGTTTATAACCTGGGAACAGGAAAGGGAACATCGGTTTTGGAGATGGTTAGGGCTTTTGAAGCTGCATCTGGAAAG AAAATTCCTCTTGTGATGGCTGGCCGTAGACCTGGTGATGCTGAAATTGTTTATGCATCCACTAAAAAAGCGGAAAGAGAGCTTAAATGGAA
- the LOC108320921 gene encoding uncharacterized protein LOC108320921 isoform X1 yields the protein MDGTFDDEAEPAVTIGEYLDEVEERELEADLVLGGDEGKECTFNKGYMKRQAIFSCLTCTPDGNGGVCTACSLSCHDGHQIVELWTKRNFRCDCGNSKFGEFYCKIFPNKDVENAGNSYNHNFKGSYCTCGRPYPDPDAEEQVEMIQCCLCEDWFHEEHLGLESSTEIPKDEEGEPMYDEFICKACSEVCFFLKLYPEDIWAAGKQTDPTIQKEKAVLEDMPSTRRPEKPICDSSYDSPKIDEVQATVDSESTSLGKSLSQGENTSDSIVPNQCPKSTDLPDNCLLGVNIVDASPVLSNKPMFLSKNWRAALCKCNNCLEFYNQKHIAFLLDKEDSIAEYEQMAKQKREEKLQQQEGAELSFFNKLGHVEKVEILKGIEEMKDGLRAFLESADSSKPITAADVHQFFDEIKNKRRRVHNLTPLFSFTVDDSSTLSYCQMKLF from the exons ATGGACGGTACGTTTGACGATGAAGCTGAGCCAGCCGTCACAATCGGTGAGTACCTCGACGAAGTTGAGGAACGGGAGCTG GAAGCTGATTTAGTTCTAGGGGGTGATGAGGGCAAGGAGTGTACCTTTAACAAAGGATATATGAAAAGGCAGGCCATTTTCTCCTGCCTTACCTGCACTCCGGATGGGAATGGTGGAGTTTGCACAGCTTGTTCATTGTCATGCCATGATGGTCATCAG ATTGTGGAGCTATGGACAAAAAGAAACTTTAGGTGTGATTGTGGGAATTCAAAATTTGGTGAATTCTACTGCAAGATTTTCCCTAATAAAGATGTAGAGAATGCTGGGAATTCATACAATCATAACTTTAAAGGTTCATATTGCACGTGTGGTCGTCCTTATCCAGATCCAGACGCTGAAGAACAAGTAGAGATGATACAGTGCTGTCTGTGTGAGGACTGGTTTCATGAGGAGCATCTTGGTCTTGAGTCTTCTACCGAG ATTCCCAAAGACGAGGAAGGTGAGCCAATGTATGATGAGTTCATATGTAAGGCATGCTCCGAAGTATGTTTCTTTCTAAAACTATATCCTGAAGATATATGGGCAGCTGGAAAGCAGACAGATCCTACTATCCAAAAGGAAAAAGCTGTTTTGGAAGACATGCCTTCAACTCGCCGACCTGAAAAGCCAATTTGCGATTCTTCATATGATTCTCCTAAAATTGATGAAGTACAAGCTACTGTTGATTCTGAATCTACATCTTTGGGGAAGAGTCTGTCTCAGGGAGAAAATACCAGTGACAGTATTGTTCCAAATCAATGCCCCAAAAGCACTGATTTACCTGATAATTGTCTCCTTGGTGTTAACATTGTTGATGCTTCCCCAGTTTTATCTAATAAACCAATGTTCCTTTCAAAAAATTGGAGAGCTGCTCTATGCAAATGCAATAATTGTTTGGAGTTTTACAATCAGAAGCACATAGCTTTTCTTCTCGACAAGGAAGACTCAATTGCGGAATATGAGCAAATGGCCAagcaaaagagagaagaaaaattgCAGCAGCAAGAAGGTGCCGAGTTAAGCTTTTTTAACAAACTGGGACATGTAGAGAAAGTTGAGATCTTGAAGGGTATTGAAGAGATGAAGGACGGGCTTCGTGCTTTCCTG GAATCTGCTGACTCGTCAAAGCCTATTACCGCCGCTGATGTCCACCAGTTTTTTGATGAGATTAAGAATAAGCGTCGTCGTGTACA CAACCTCACCCCACTCTTCAGCTTCACTGTCGATGACTCCTCCACCTTGTCATATTGTCAGATGAAGTTGTTTTGA
- the LOC108320857 gene encoding putative RING-H2 finger protein ATL21B — MQKESSGRCNYPRFQLFCDNRNRTILSLPGSGDLVVKSINYKSQTVKVNDPEGCLPKRFLHNLSLSLHPPFTFEATVYDLTFLRCPSNTTHTIPSPPISCLESNSSSSVTFSWWPLSGTPPWSDECEVISSAFVPIPNPDTTSFFLPDLNKDVVLKWNEPACGDCAGRGQVCGFTDDTNNLQVGCFFSTRNQNQGLSRSAKYGLTIGVGIPGLLCLTGLCCFMCSKFDVYTHGRRARPRPITELPSSTTTLPRSSSLMGLNGPEIEKFPKTLIGDSGRLPNWSDNTCPICLSEYEPKDTLRTIPACNHYFHAHCIDEWLKMNATCPLCRSSPHPSSTVTPPSSSTSIHSSLP, encoded by the exons ATGCAAAAAGAAAGCTCTGGTCGGTGTAACTATCCGAGATTCCAACTTTTCTGCGACAACCGTAACCGAACCATTCTGAGCCTCCCAGGTTCCGGCGATTTGGTGGTGAAAAGCATAAATTACAAGTCCCAAACCGTTAAGGTGAACGACCCCGAAGGTTGTCTCCCGAAACGTTTCTTGCACAACTTGAGCCTTTCCCTGCACCCACCGTTCACGTTTGAGGCAACCGTTTACGACCTAACCTTCCTTCGTTGTCCTTCCAACACAACACACACCATTCCATCCCCGCCAATTTCATGCCTCGAGTCCAATTCCTCCTCCTCCGTCACATTCTCGTGGTGGCCTCTCAGTGGCACGCCGCCGTGGAGTGACGAGTGCGAGGTGATATCCTCGGCTTTTGTTCCCATTCCAAATCCAGACACGACATCGTTTTTCTTGCCCGATCTCAACAAGGATGTCGTGTTGAAGTGGAACGAACCCGCGTGTGGGGATTGTGCTGGTCGGGGCCAAGTTTGTGGGTTCACCGATGACACCAACAATTTACAAGTTGGATGCTTCTTCTCTACTCGTAACCAAAACCAAG GTCTTTCAAGAAGCGCAAAATATGGCTTAACGATCGGAGTGGGAATACCTGGACTCCTATGTTTAACTGGGCTTTGCTGCTTTATGTGTAGTAAATTCGATGTGTACACACATGGTCGCCGGGCCAGGCCCAGGCCCATCACAGAGCTTCCAAGCTCTACTACCACTCTTCCACGCTCCTCTTCGTTAATGGGCCTTAATGGGCCGGAAATTGAAAAATTCCCGAAGACTCTTATTGGTGACAGTGGGCGCTTACCGAATTGGAGCGATAACACGTGTCCAATATGTCTCTCCGAATACGAACCCAAGGACACGCTGAGAACCATTCCTGCCTGTAACCATTATTTTCATGCACACTGCATAGACGAGTGGCTGAAGATGAATGCCACGTGTCCCTTATGCAGAAGTTCACCTCATCCATCTTCTACCGTCACCCCTCCTTCTTCTTCAACATCTATCCATTCCTCTTTGCCATAG
- the LOC108320921 gene encoding uncharacterized protein LOC108320921 isoform X2 → MDGTFDDEAEPAVTIGEYLDEVEERELEADLVLGGDEGKECTFNKGYMKRQAIFSCLTCTPDGNGGVCTACSLSCHDGHQIVELWTKRNFRCDCGNSKFGEFYCKIFPNKDVENAGNSYNHNFKGSYCTCGRPYPDPDAEEQVEMIQCCLCEDWFHEEHLGLESSTEIPKDEEGEPMYDEFICKACSEVCFFLKLYPEDIWAAGKQTDPTIQKEKAVLEDMPSTRRPEKPICDSSYDSPKIDEVQATVDSESTSLGKSLSQGENTSDSIVPNQCPKSTDLPDNCLLGVNIVDASPVLSNKPMFLSKNWRAALCKCNNCLEFYNQKHIAFLLDKEDSIAEYEQMAKQKREEKLQQQEGAELSFFNKLGHVEKVEILKGIEEMKDGLRAFLESADSSKPITAADVHQFFDEIKNKRRRVQ, encoded by the exons ATGGACGGTACGTTTGACGATGAAGCTGAGCCAGCCGTCACAATCGGTGAGTACCTCGACGAAGTTGAGGAACGGGAGCTG GAAGCTGATTTAGTTCTAGGGGGTGATGAGGGCAAGGAGTGTACCTTTAACAAAGGATATATGAAAAGGCAGGCCATTTTCTCCTGCCTTACCTGCACTCCGGATGGGAATGGTGGAGTTTGCACAGCTTGTTCATTGTCATGCCATGATGGTCATCAG ATTGTGGAGCTATGGACAAAAAGAAACTTTAGGTGTGATTGTGGGAATTCAAAATTTGGTGAATTCTACTGCAAGATTTTCCCTAATAAAGATGTAGAGAATGCTGGGAATTCATACAATCATAACTTTAAAGGTTCATATTGCACGTGTGGTCGTCCTTATCCAGATCCAGACGCTGAAGAACAAGTAGAGATGATACAGTGCTGTCTGTGTGAGGACTGGTTTCATGAGGAGCATCTTGGTCTTGAGTCTTCTACCGAG ATTCCCAAAGACGAGGAAGGTGAGCCAATGTATGATGAGTTCATATGTAAGGCATGCTCCGAAGTATGTTTCTTTCTAAAACTATATCCTGAAGATATATGGGCAGCTGGAAAGCAGACAGATCCTACTATCCAAAAGGAAAAAGCTGTTTTGGAAGACATGCCTTCAACTCGCCGACCTGAAAAGCCAATTTGCGATTCTTCATATGATTCTCCTAAAATTGATGAAGTACAAGCTACTGTTGATTCTGAATCTACATCTTTGGGGAAGAGTCTGTCTCAGGGAGAAAATACCAGTGACAGTATTGTTCCAAATCAATGCCCCAAAAGCACTGATTTACCTGATAATTGTCTCCTTGGTGTTAACATTGTTGATGCTTCCCCAGTTTTATCTAATAAACCAATGTTCCTTTCAAAAAATTGGAGAGCTGCTCTATGCAAATGCAATAATTGTTTGGAGTTTTACAATCAGAAGCACATAGCTTTTCTTCTCGACAAGGAAGACTCAATTGCGGAATATGAGCAAATGGCCAagcaaaagagagaagaaaaattgCAGCAGCAAGAAGGTGCCGAGTTAAGCTTTTTTAACAAACTGGGACATGTAGAGAAAGTTGAGATCTTGAAGGGTATTGAAGAGATGAAGGACGGGCTTCGTGCTTTCCTG GAATCTGCTGACTCGTCAAAGCCTATTACCGCCGCTGATGTCCACCAGTTTTTTGATGAGATTAAGAATAAGCGTCGTCGTGTACA ATGA